The DNA window ACGCTTTTAAACGTTCGGTCAGGGAGGGAATGAGTTCGTGTCTCTATGATCGTGAAGCTATTCGATTCGACATAGGTCTCTGCCGTATCTTCGTCGAGATGATACTCGGTGACCGAGTCGTCCCATCGGTCTTGGGTGTCTTCTCCGTCACCGAGTTTGAAACCGACGTGGAGAACACCTCCCTGCGTGAGTACACGCCGAAACTCACGAAGGGCGGCCTCCATCTCGACAGGGGGAAGAAAGTAGATCGAGGCCGGGCACCAGACGCCGTCGAAACGGTCTGTATCGAACGCAAGGTGGCGAATGTCCATCTGTTGGTAGATACCCGGGCGAGTTCGACGGGCACGCTCGATCATCGGCCTTGAGATGTCGATGCCGATCGGATCGTAGCCGTTCGTGTGGAAGTATTCGGTATCTCGTCCGGGGCCGCAGCCGGCGTCGAGGATCGCTCCGCCGTTGAGTTCTGCTTCGAAGGCCTCCAGCAGGCTTCGGAAAGCGTCGGGGAGTTCGTCGAGTCTATTTGCCTCGTCAAATTCCTCCGCGTGGTTCCCGAAGAATTCGCTGGGCTCCAGCACCATCACTGACAGAGGTGTTCTCAAACTACCTGGTTTAGTGTTTTCGTGCTATCGATCGAAACACCATCCGGAACACCGTCCGGAACTCGGATAACTCGGTGACGGCTCGTACTTCTCACCCGTTCGGAACCGATCGGAACCCCGCGGGTCAGGCTAAACCGGCACCGACGACCAGCGCTCGGTATGGCTTCGAAGCAACCGACACACGGCAGCAGCGCTCGGACGAAGGAGTTCGATATCGACCTCGCCGCGGAGGGGAGCGGCCGCCACCGAGGGCCTAATTACGTGCTCGCGGAGGTCAGCGTCGACGCGAACTTCACGCTCCGCATCGAGATCGAGGCGGCGAACCAGTACGACTGGCAGCTCGACGCGCGATTCGTCGACGGCTCGCTGGAGGTCGGCGACGTCTTCTGTGAGGGTGACAGCGTTCCCGACGACATGGTCCCGAGCTGGGTCGAACGCGTCGTCGGCGTGGTCGGGAGACGGCTCGCCGGGGGTCGATGATGCCCGACGCCGTCTTTCCCTACCCGGGCGGGAAGAGCCGCTTCGCGTCGTGGATCCTCGAGCAGGTTCCCGAACATGTCTGCTTCGTGGAAGTGTTCGGGGGCGCGGCCGGCGTCCTCGCGAACAAGGACCCGGACACGAGCGACGTCGAGGTGTACAACGACCGCGACGGCGATCTGGTCCAGTTCTTCGAGGTCCTCCGCGATCGCTCCGAGGAGCTGATCGAGTGGCTCGACCGGACGCCGTACTCGCGCGAGCTCCACGACGAGTGGGCGCACAAGTTCTTCCACGGCTACCGGCCGAGCGACCCGATCGAGCGTGCCGGCCAGTTCTTCTACCTCCGGTATACGCAGTGGGGCGGGAAGTACGACGGGTTCGCGGGGTTGGAGGGCGACTGGATCTGCTCGTACGAGGACCTGCCAGAGTGCTTCGAGGACGTGTACGTGCTCGACCGCGACGAGAAGCGGTTCATCAACAGCGGAAAGCGCGGGTCGGCGAAGGACGCGAAAGAGCGGCTCGTGATGAACTTCGATCCGGAGAAAGTCTAATGAAAATGAACGAACTCACAGGGTAGTAACGCCACCTTCAATTCTATGATCGTCGATGAAACGGCCTAATCCCTGATTCGAGCGAGTGCGTGTCTCCAAATGGCGCGCAAACTGTCAATAAATCCATATCCTAGGTCAGAAGTGTCTACATCATAGGTTTTCCTTTCGTCAGTAGTTGTTCCCTCATCGGTGATTTTCTTTCCGTTCCCACTGGATTTCGTCGTTTCAAGTTCAGTCCGCAGCCGACGGACGCGCCTCCGTTGAGGTCCCCGGTAATCAGTCAGGTACTGAACCAACTCCCTACGAGTCTGTTCACTTAGACGGGCCGGTACGCCGTTGTGATTAAATGCCTTGTAAACATTGGCGCTCATACCTTTTGTTTCTGTAGAATTGCTTGTCGAAACTAAATTGACATCATACATTGCCCAAACAAGTTTTGTCGGTACCGTATCAGCATCACCATATCCATTATCCTTGAAGATGCGAGCAGCTAAGTCAGAAACTTGAAGCGTAATTGGCGCACCTGCTCCCACGTTTGCCTGTATATAGTATCCATTCTTGTCTGAATTTGGCACATACCGGCGTAGTGTTGGCACAACGATAGAGAAATTATCTAGAAATATATTCTTACTGGAAACATAATACGACATAACAGAATTCGGCAATGTCGACGAACAAGTCGAATTTGTGGATAAACTAATATGAGACAAGATCGAAGTCAGAGATCGCTGCTCAAACTTCTTCGGTGAAGATTTCCAGTTCAGACCTGTCATATCCGTACTTCTCCATTACCTGCTCGATCTTCCGAACGCAGTCGTTCGCGGAGAAGTTGGTTTCAAGGTACAGATCGGTATCTGGAATCCGTCGAGGCGCAACCAGGTCTGACTGCCGTCCTTTCTCCACGAAGTAGCTCCGCGTCCAACCTTCGATCTCGGTGATCCGCCCGTGGTCGTCGGTGTCGCGAAGGATCTCCGCGACGGCCATCGTGAGTGCGTCCGCCCAGCTGTCGACGTCGCAGTCAGAGGCTAAGAATATCTGATAAAGCTTTTCTCGATACTCGCTTCGCATGGTAATATTTGGAACTTCGAATGATAAAATGTATCGTTGTATGAAGTTCGCGTCCGCCGTTCGAGGCTTCGCGGGTCGGGCGGGACCGCTCGTCGGGGTAACCGCGACGCACGCCGACGGACCATCGACTCGTCGAGGCGGACGTCGCGACCCGTCGGATCGACGGGTCCGTCGAACGAACGACCGTCTCGAGATACGAGCCTACAAGTCGGTCGCGACGGGAACTCCTCCATGGCACGCGTCACGGTCTGGAACGAGTTCCGTCACGAGCGCGAGAGCGACGACGTCGCGGAGGTCTACCCCGACGGGATCCACGCGGTTCTCGCCGAAGTGTTCGAGGCGGCCGGCCACGAGGTCCGGACCGCCACCCTGGACGAGGGCCCGGACCACGGGCTCACGGAGACGGTCCTCGACGACACCGACGTGCTCACGTGGTGGGGCCACGCCGCCCACGACGAGGTCCGCGACGAGGTCGTCGACCGCGTTCACGAGCGCGTCCTCGACGGGATGGGACTCCTCGTGCTCCATTCGGCGCACCACTCGAAGATCTTCAAGCGACTGATGGGCACGAGCTGCTCGCTCAAGTGGCGCGAGGCGGCCGAGACGGAGCGGCTGTGGACGGTCGAGCCCGGTCACCCGATCGCCGACGGGATCGGCGAGTACGTCGAACTCGAGGAGACGGAGATGTACGGCGAGCGGTTCGACATCCCGCAGCCCGATTCGCTCGTGTTCACGTCCTGGTTCGCCGGCGGCGAGGTGTTCCGCTCCGGCTGCTGTTACCGGCGCGGGAACGGTCGGGTGTTCTACTTCCGGCCGGGCCACGAGACGTACCCGATCTACCACGACGACGACGTTCGGCAGGTGCTCCGGAACGCGGTCGAGTGGGCGGCCCCGGGCGACGGACCGACGCCCGAGTTCGGGAACGCCGACCCGATCGAGGAGATCGACACGAGCGACGACCGCACGGTCCACTGACCGCGTCGTCCCGTCCACTGACGCGCCGCACCGACGGGTCCCGTCGGTCGAACCCTCACGGCACCTCGCGCAGATCCATGAACGCGGCCATCACGGCGGACTCCGCCTTCCGGAGGTGTTCCGAGGCGGTGCTGGCGGAGGCGTCGATCCGCTCTGCCACCTCCTCCACGGTCGCCTCCCGCGGGGACTCGTAGTACCCGCTCTCGACTGCGGCCGCCAGCGCGTCGAACTGCCGGTCGGTCAGCCCCGGATCGAAGAGGTCCTGTCGCCAGTCGTACTCGCCGATCCGGAGCACGGTGGTCTCGATCCGCTCCGGGAGCCCCGCGAGCGCGTCGCGCAACGGTCCGCCGTTCCCGATGACGGTCAGGCGCGCGACCCCGTTCGGCCGGAAGTCTATCGGCGGGACGACGACGACGCCGGTCCGCTGGAACGGGTCGAAGGTCGCCTCGTCGACCGCGTCGCGTCGCTGCGTGAGAAAGACGTAGTGGCCGCTCTCGTCGATCCGCGTGACCTCGAACTCCCGGATCCGGTCGACGGATCGGAGCGCGTCGGTGTACACGTCGATGTCGCCCTCCACGTAGAACAGGAAGGTGTCGTCGGGTTCGTCGAGGACCGTCCCGTGGAGGAGCACGTCCCGATCGACCGCGTCCGACTCGTCGATGAGCCGATGTATCGGATGGATGAGGTCCGGCGGGTACCGGAGTTCGACCCGGAGGTACTTCACGTCGGCCAGTGACGACGGCTCACTTATAAAAACCCGTCCCAATCCGGCAGAAGCGTCGGGGCCTCCGGTCGCGTTCCTTCGAACATGTCGACCGACGCGCCGATCGAACGCGGGCGAGCCGACGCGGAGACGGACCCCTTCTCGCCGATCCGGGAGCTGATCACGGCACGCGAGACGCACTTGAACGCCCCCGCCGCCCGGATCCGGCCGGACGCCGTCCAGGAGGCGCTCGCGACGCTGAAAGCGGAGGCCGGCTACGACCACCTCGCCTGCGTGACTGCCCAGGAGTACGCGAACCGCTACGAGACGATCTACCACCTGCGTTCCTTCGACGACCCGACGCGGGAGGCGAGCGTCGTCGTCCCCGCGGACAAGGATCGGCCGGTCTCGGAGTCGGGCGAGGCGGTCTTCCGCACGGCGGACTGGCACGAGCGGGAGGCGTACGACCTGATCGGGATCGAGTACGACGACCATCCCGACCTCCGGCGGATCCTGTTGCCCGAGACGTGGCAGGGCCACCCGCTGTCGATGGACTACGACGAGGACCGCCCGCAGATCGTCACGCTCTCGGAGAACGAGCCCGTCGAACCCGGATCGTCGACGGCGACCGGGAGCGACACGATGCTCCTCAACGTCGGGCCGCACCACCCGGCGACCCACGGCGTCCTCCACCTCCAGGTCACGCTCGACGGGGAGGACGTGGTCGGCGTGGAGCCGGACATCGGCTACATCCACCGCTGTGAAGAGCAGATGGCCCAGTCGGGGACCTACCGCCACCAGATCATGCCGTACCCCGACCGCTGGGACTGGGGCGGCGGCGGCCTGCTCAACGAGTGGGCGTACGCGCGGGCGGCAGAGGACCTCGCGGACGTCGACGTCCCCGAGTACGCGCAGGTGATCCGGACGATGAGCGCGGAGTTCAGCCGGATCCTCTCACACATGCTGGCGATGGGGGCGTACGCGCTCGACGTGATCGGCGACTTCACCGCGACGTTCATGTACGCCATCCAGGAGCGCGAGCGCGTCCAGGAGATACTCGAGGACCTGACGGGCCAGCGGCTGATGTTCAACTACTTCCGGCTCGGCGGCGTCGTCTGGGACCTCCCCCAACCCCGCGGCGAGTTCCTCTCGGAGATCCGCGAGTTCCTCGACGGCCTCCCGCGGCGACTGGAGGAGTACCACGACCTGCTCACCCGCAACGAGATCCTCCAGCTGCGGACGATCGACACCGGAGTCCTCCCGCCGGAGGTCGCGAAGGACTACGGCTGTACGGGACCGGTGCTCCGGGGTTCGGGGGTCGACTACGACCTGCGTCGCGACGATCCATACGGATACTACGACGAGCTCGACTGGGACGTGGTGACCGAGGACGGCTGTGACAACTACTCGCGGCTGTTGGTCCGGATGCGCGAGGTCGAGGAATCCGCGAAGATCATCGAGCAGTGCGTCGACCTCCTCGAGGACTGGCCCGAGGAGGAGCGCAACATCCAGGCCAACGTCCCGCGGACGCTCCGGCCCGACGACGACACCGAGATCTACCGCGCGGTCGAGGCCGCCAAGGGCGAACTCGGCATCTACATCCGCGCGGACGGCACCGACGAGCCCGCCCGCTTCAAGATCCGCGGTCCCTCCTTCTCGAACCTCCAGGCGCTCCCCGAGATGGCCGACGGCGAGGCGATCCCGGACCTGATCGCCTCGCTCGGGAGCCTGGACACGATCATGGGGGAGGTCGATCGGTGAGGCGACCGCGACCGGACGAGTGACGGGCCACCCTCGACGAGCCGTCGGCTAACGGCTGTAGGGCGACCGCCGCTACGGTGCGGACGTTGAAAGGTGACCGCCTCACGCGAACGCGAGACGACCAGCGGTGTCACACACCGGCGGCCGGTCACGCGGGTCTCGTCCGCCGCCACGGATAAACCCTCGCTCACGCCGCCGAGCCCTCGCCGCGTGTCCGAACGGCGCGACGGGGCCCCCCTGGCTCCCGTCACGGGATAACGGAAACGCATACCTCGTCGGCGATCCCACGGACTCCATGGCCGTCCACTCGAGCTGTTACCGCTGTGGAAGCCGGTACGACGACGAGTTCCGCGTCCGGTGTGACTGCGGGGAGCCGCTCTGGATCGAGCCGGAGACGGCGGCGTTCGCGTGGGACGACCGCCGTGACCGACCCGGGATGTGGCGGTACGAGTCGCTGTTGCCGATCGACCGCCCGAACGGTATCGCACGGGCCGCGGGGGGCACGCCGCTCGTCAGAACCCCCGGACTCGACGACGTCGCCGGCGGTCGGGTCTACGTCAAGGACGAGGGAGAAACCCCCACGGGCGCGTACAAGGACCGCGGGAGCGCCGTGGCGGTTCCCCACGCGATCGCCACCGGCGACGACGTCGTCGGCACGGTCTCGTACGGGAACATGGCGATAAGCACCGCCGCCCACGCGGCGAGCCTCGACCGGGAGTGTGTCGTCTTCGTTCCCGAGGACATCCCGCCGGTGCGGCTGGAGCTCATCGCCCAGTACGAGCCGATCATCGTGCGGGTCGGCGGGGAGTACGGCGCGCTGTACGAGGACGCGCTCGACCTGTCGGACCGGCTCCCGATCACCGTCCTCGTGAGCGACGCTCCGACCCGGGTCAGCGGGTACAAGACGGCGCTGTTCGAGATCTGCGAGTCGTTCGCCCCCGAGACGCCCGACGTGATCGCGCTGCCGGCGAGTTCGGGCGGCTTCGCCTCGGGCGTCTGGCTGGGGATCCGCGAACTCGAGCGCGCGGGGCTGATCGACGAGCCGCCGCGCCTGTGTCTCGTTCAGACCGCCGCTTCCGACCCGATAACGCGGGCCTTCGAGGACGGGTCGACGGACCCGACGCCCCTGTCGCCGGAGGAGACCGGCGAGACGATCGCCCGCTCGATCGGCAATCCGGACCCGCCGAGCGGGGCTCGCGCGCTCGCCGCGGTCCGCGACACGGACGGCGCGGTCGTGTCGGTCACCGACGACGAGATACGCGCCGCGCAGCGCCGGTTCGCCGTCGAGGGCGGCTTCTACGTCGAACCGGCGTCCGCGACGACGCTGGCGGGCGTCTCGCGCCTCGCGGAGCGGGGCGAGATCTCCGCCGAGGAGTCGGTCGTGCTCGTCCCGACCGGAACGGGCTTCAAGGAGCTTGGAACCGGCGGCACGGACGTCGCGACCGAGACGGTCCACAGGACGGACCTCGCGGACCGGCTCGAGTCGTTGCTCCCGCGGCGGGAGGACTGATCGCGATCTACTCCGGGCGGTGGACCTTCCCATCGCGGCCGTCGGCGTCCTTCCGGCGGAGCGCGGCGGCCGCGTTGTTTGCGTCGTAGCCGAAGAACACGTCCTTCGCGTACGTCTCCGCCACCTCGGCGGCGTGGATCAGCTCGTCGACGCCGACGTTCACGGCGTAGAGCTCGGCCGAGACGGGCGTCTCCGGCGGCGCGCCGTGGAGGTCGTAGTCGCCGCCGAGCCGCGAGCGGAACCCGCGGAGGATCGACTCCAGCCAGTAGGTGGTCGCGTACTCGGTGTCGTACAGCGGGACGACGAACTCGTCGACGTGTGCCGTCAGGGCGTCGAGGTCGAGCCCGGAGCGGGCGCGGAGGTGGCCGGGATACGGGTCGGGGTAGAGGGTGAGCAGCGTCCGGCCGGGGATCCGGTCCGCCGCCTCGGCGACGAACCCCGTGATGACGTCGGCGCGCCAGTCGGCCCACTCCTCGCGGTCGCTCTCGGCGAACAGCCGCTCACAGCGGTCACAGCGACAGAACCCTTCCCGCGGGAACCCCACGTCGTCGAGGCGCACGTCGTCGCTCTCGGCGGCGCAGTCCTCGATTATCTCGAGGAGGCCCTCGCGGTACTCCGGGTGGGTCGGGCAGACGTACGCCCAGTCGAAGTACTCGCGGTCGCGGGTCGCGGGCTCGCCGCGGTCGTCGACCGGGACGAGCTCCGGATTCTCGCTCGCGGCCGCGTTGTCCCCGAAACACGACACCATGTTCACGGCGTTCGGGAGGGGCGCGGCCGCCCGCCCGGTGACGTCCTTGACCTCGTAGAACCCGAGGTCGAACGGCTCCATCTCGACCTCGTCGGCGTTCCGCGTGACGACCCCGTACATGCGAGTCGCTACGCGGGTGACGGGTAAAAACGGCGGGCTTGCGCCCGAGCGGTCGCGCGTCCGCGGCTGTTCTTTCCTGTGGTCCCCTACTCCACCTCGACCGGCTGTTTATCGCCGGAGAGGAGGACGTACGCGAGGACCACGAGCGACAGTACGACGACGAGTTTCGCTTTCGTTCCCATGCGCGTACCATCGACCGGCGGTCGCTAAAAACTATCGACGTTCGGGCGCTCGGATGGGGGAACCCGACGACCGTACGGGGGCAAGGAGAGCCGACGACCGGGACGGCCCGTGAGCTAGACGTCGATGTGGTCGGCGATGTCGGACCGCAGCACCGTCGAGCAGTAGTCACAGCGGACGCCGTCGGCGACGACCTCGAACCGGGTGTCGACCGGCTCGTCGGCGTTGGTGATACAGTTCCGGTTGGGACACGAGAGGACGCCGACGACGCGGTCGGGCCGAGTCACGCGGTTCTTCTCTACGACCTCGAACTCGCGGATGATGTTGATCGTCGCCTCGGGCGCGATGAGCGACAGGACGTCGACCTCCGACTGGGAGAGCTCCCGTCCCTCGACCTTGACGAGGTCCTTCCGGCCGAGCCGGTCGGAGGGGACGTTCATCCCGACGGAGACGCCGAGCCCCTCGGAGCCGTCGATGCCGAGGATCGCGAGGACGTTGAGCGCCTGCCCGCCCTCGACGTGGTCGATCACGGTGCCGTCGCGGATCTTCGAGACGCGAAGCTCGTGGTCGCTCATCGGTCCACCTCCATCCCCTCGTCCGCCTCGGCGTTCTCCAGTAAGGTATCGAGAAGCGCCATCCGGACCGGGATCCCGTTGTGCGCCTGTTCGAAGTAGCGGGCGTGCTCGGTGTCGTCGACGTCGGGGGCGATCTCGTCGACGCGGGGGAGCGGATGCATGACGGTGAGGTCGTCGGGGGCGGCGTCGAGCGTGTCGGCGTCGATCCGGTACTCGCCGGCGACGCGGTGGTACTCGTTCTCGTCGGGGAACCGCTCCTTCTGGATGCGGGTGACGTACAGCACGTCGAGCTCGGGGAGGACCGCCTCCAGGTCGTCGTGTTCGCGCACCTGCGCGCCCGTCTCGTGGAGGTCGAACCGGACGGATCGGGGCAGCCGCAGCGACTCCGGGCTGATGAAGTGCTGGCGGGCGTCGAAGTTGGTCAGCGCGGTCGCGAGCGAGTGGACCGTCCGCCCGTACTTCAGGTCGCCCATGATCCCGACGGTGAGGTCGTCGAGCCCGTGGTTCTCCCGGATCGTGTGGAGGTCGAGCAGGGTCTGGGAGGGGTGTTGGCCCGCGCCGTCGCCGGCGTTGATCACGGGGACGTCGACGAACTCCGCGGCGAGCGTCGCCGCGCCCTCGCTCGGGTGTCGCAACACGATCGAGTCGGCGTACCCCTCGATGACGCGGACGGTGTCCGCGAGCGACTCGCCCTTCGAGACCGACGAGGAGTCGACGTCGCCCATGTCTATCGTGTCGATCCCGAGCCGCTGGGCGGCGGAGTCGAAGCTCATCCGCGTGCGCGTGCTCGGCTCGAAGAAACAGAGCGCGAGCATCGTCCCCGCGTGTCGGCCCGCGTACGCTTCGGGGTCGGCGGCGACCTCGCGGGCCCGATCGAGCACCGCCTCGATGTCATCCCGCGAGAGCTGGGTCGCGGTGATGAGGTGGTCCTGACGCATCGTCGGAGTAGGCGTTCGGCAGTATCTTGAATCCCTCGGGTCACGGAGGCGAGAGGGTGTCCATCCCCGTGGATCGCCGACGGACGGAACGTTTCGAGATCCGCAACGCCTCCGCCACAACCGCCTTACCGACGGGGACCCTACCCCCGCTCATGAGCGACACCGACGCGGCGTCGACCGACGCGGACGATCCCGCCGATCTGACCGACGAGGAGTGGCGCGAACGACTCTCCGAGGAGGAGTACCGCGTGCTTCGCGAGAGCGGCACCGAGGCGCGCTTCTCGGGCGAGTACGTCGACCACCTCCCCGAGGACGGCGAGTACCGCTGTGCGGCCTGCGGCGAGGTCCTCTTCGACGCCGAGACGAAGTACGAGTCCGGCTGCGGCTGGCCGGCCTTCTACGCCGCCGAGGAGGACTCCGTGACGACGACGCTCGACACCAGCCACGGGATGCGCCGCACCGAGGTCCGCTGTGCCTCGTGCGACTCCCACCTCGGGCACGTCTTCGACGACGGGCCGGAGCCGACCGGCAAGCGGTTCTGTATCAACTCCGTCGCGATGGAGTACGGGGAGGAGTGACCGACGCGACCGACGCGACCGGCGATCGACGGACCCGCGCCGATCACGCCGCAAGGCGGAGTTCGACGACGAAGACTGCCCCCTTCGGCTCGTTGTCCTCGACCCAGACGTCCCCGCCGTAGCTCTCGACGAGCGACCGGACGAGGTAGAGGCCGATCCCCGCGCCCGGACTGTCGAGACCCTTCTCGCCTTTCCCGAATATCTCCTCGCGCTGGCCCTCGGGGATCCCCGGCCCGTTGTCGGCGACGCGCACCTCCACGTGCTCGTCACCGTTGCCGCCGTCGCCGTCGCCGACGACGGCCGCGGAGACCTCGACCTTCGGCGGCGTCTCGTCGTTGTGTTGGACCGCGTTCCGCAGGAGGTTCCGGAAGACGGAACTCAACATCTCGTCGGCGACGACCTCCACGCTCGGGAACGACCCCTCGACGGTGAACACCGCCGTCGAGTACGCCGAACGGACCTCCTCGACCTGTTGAGAGAGGATCCGGTCGAGGGGGACGCGACCGGTCTCCACCTCGTCCCTGAGCATGACCTCCGCGAGGTCCCGCACCGTCGCGGTCAGGTCGACCGCGCTCTGCGTGTTCTCTCTGATGATGTCGAGATACGCCTCCCCCTCCTCGTCGACGTGCTCCTCGAGGAGCTCCGCGTACGCGCCGATCAGCTGGAGGTCGTTGCGGATGTCGTGACGCATCACCTGATTCAGTAGCCGGAGATCGTTCCGCTGTCGTTTGAGCCGCTCTTCGGCGTCGTCGCCGGCGTCGTCGTCCATCGTGACTGCCCACGTCGCCCCGAAGTTTTTAGGTACCGATCCGGGACCGCCGTCGGAGGTGGGGAAGGGATTCGGCACCGTCGGTCGGAGGGACGCCTCAGAACCCCTCGTCGAGCAGTTCGCGGGCGACGATGTTCTTCTGGATCTCCGTGGTTCCCTCGTATATCTGGGTGATCTTCGCGTCGCGGTAGAGCCGCTCGACGTCGTGGTCGTTGACGAAGCCGGCCCCGCCGTGGATCTGGACCGCCTCGTCGGCGGCGTCGACGGCCACGCGCGAGGCGAACTCCTTGGCCATCGACGCGAGCGCGGTCAACTCGCCGGCCTCGTTGTCGACCGCCCACGCCGAGCGGTAGGTGAGCCAGCGGGCGGCCTCGGCGTTCGTGTGTATCTCCGCGAGCTTGTGTTTGATCGCCTGGAAGTCGGAGATGGGGCGGCCGAACTGCTCGCGCTCCTCGGCGTACGCCAGGGCGCGCTCGGCCGCGCCGCGGGCGATCCCGACGCCCTGCGCGGCGACCGCGGTGCGAGTCTCGTCGAAGAACTGCATGAGCTGGAGGAATCCCATCCCGCGCTGGCCGACCAGGTTCTCCTCCGGGACACGCACGTCGTCGAAGCGGAGCTCGGCGGTGTCGCTCGCGCGGATGCCGAGTTTCCCGGTGATCTTCTCGCGAGTGAGCCCGTCGCGGTCGGCCTCGACGAGGATCTGCGAGTACCCCGCGTACCGGTCGTCGACCTCCGGATCGGTCTCGCAGACGACGACGAAGTAGTCCGCGACGGTGCCGTTCGTGATCCACATCTTCGAACCGTTTATCACCCACTCGTCGCCGTCCTTTCGAGCGCGGGTCGCGACCGCCGTGACGTCCGAACCCGCCTGCGGCTCCGAGATGGCCGACCCCATCACCGCGTCGCCGGCGGTCACCTCGGGGAGGACGCGCTCCTTCTGTTCGTCCGTGCCGAACTCCATCAGCGCCTCCGCGCCGAACCCGGCGCTGGAGACGCAGAGGCCGATACCGGGGTCGGCGGCGAACAGCTCCTCGGTGAGGATCGCGTTCTCCAGCGCGGAGTAGCCGACGCCGCCGTACTCGACGGGGACGTGCGGCGCGAGAAGCCCCATCTCCGCGGCCTTCTCCATCACCTCGTGAGGGTACGACTCCTCGACGTCGTGCTCCGTCGCGACCGGCCGGATCTCCTCGTCCGCGAACCGACGAACCTCCTCCCGAAGCTGCCGTTGCTCGTCCGTCAGCCG is part of the Halorubrum aethiopicum genome and encodes:
- a CDS encoding class I SAM-dependent methyltransferase, which codes for MVLEPSEFFGNHAEEFDEANRLDELPDAFRSLLEAFEAELNGGAILDAGCGPGRDTEYFHTNGYDPIGIDISRPMIERARRTRPGIYQQMDIRHLAFDTDRFDGVWCPASIYFLPPVEMEAALREFRRVLTQGGVLHVGFKLGDGEDTQDRWDDSVTEYHLDEDTAETYVESNSFTIIETRTHSLPDRTFKSVLCRSECTTAAE
- a CDS encoding DNA adenine methylase; this encodes MPDAVFPYPGGKSRFASWILEQVPEHVCFVEVFGGAAGVLANKDPDTSDVEVYNDRDGDLVQFFEVLRDRSEELIEWLDRTPYSRELHDEWAHKFFHGYRPSDPIERAGQFFYLRYTQWGGKYDGFAGLEGDWICSYEDLPECFEDVYVLDRDEKRFINSGKRGSAKDAKERLVMNFDPEKV
- a CDS encoding ThuA domain-containing protein translates to MARVTVWNEFRHERESDDVAEVYPDGIHAVLAEVFEAAGHEVRTATLDEGPDHGLTETVLDDTDVLTWWGHAAHDEVRDEVVDRVHERVLDGMGLLVLHSAHHSKIFKRLMGTSCSLKWREAAETERLWTVEPGHPIADGIGEYVELEETEMYGERFDIPQPDSLVFTSWFAGGEVFRSGCCYRRGNGRVFYFRPGHETYPIYHDDDVRQVLRNAVEWAAPGDGPTPEFGNADPIEEIDTSDDRTVH
- a CDS encoding helix-turn-helix domain-containing protein, whose protein sequence is MKYLRVELRYPPDLIHPIHRLIDESDAVDRDVLLHGTVLDEPDDTFLFYVEGDIDVYTDALRSVDRIREFEVTRIDESGHYVFLTQRRDAVDEATFDPFQRTGVVVVPPIDFRPNGVARLTVIGNGGPLRDALAGLPERIETTVLRIGEYDWRQDLFDPGLTDRQFDALAAAVESGYYESPREATVEEVAERIDASASTASEHLRKAESAVMAAFMDLREVP
- a CDS encoding NADH-quinone oxidoreductase subunit D, encoding MSTDAPIERGRADAETDPFSPIRELITARETHLNAPAARIRPDAVQEALATLKAEAGYDHLACVTAQEYANRYETIYHLRSFDDPTREASVVVPADKDRPVSESGEAVFRTADWHEREAYDLIGIEYDDHPDLRRILLPETWQGHPLSMDYDEDRPQIVTLSENEPVEPGSSTATGSDTMLLNVGPHHPATHGVLHLQVTLDGEDVVGVEPDIGYIHRCEEQMAQSGTYRHQIMPYPDRWDWGGGGLLNEWAYARAAEDLADVDVPEYAQVIRTMSAEFSRILSHMLAMGAYALDVIGDFTATFMYAIQERERVQEILEDLTGQRLMFNYFRLGGVVWDLPQPRGEFLSEIREFLDGLPRRLEEYHDLLTRNEILQLRTIDTGVLPPEVAKDYGCTGPVLRGSGVDYDLRRDDPYGYYDELDWDVVTEDGCDNYSRLLVRMREVEESAKIIEQCVDLLEDWPEEERNIQANVPRTLRPDDDTEIYRAVEAAKGELGIYIRADGTDEPARFKIRGPSFSNLQALPEMADGEAIPDLIASLGSLDTIMGEVDR
- a CDS encoding threonine synthase, which encodes MAVHSSCYRCGSRYDDEFRVRCDCGEPLWIEPETAAFAWDDRRDRPGMWRYESLLPIDRPNGIARAAGGTPLVRTPGLDDVAGGRVYVKDEGETPTGAYKDRGSAVAVPHAIATGDDVVGTVSYGNMAISTAAHAASLDRECVVFVPEDIPPVRLELIAQYEPIIVRVGGEYGALYEDALDLSDRLPITVLVSDAPTRVSGYKTALFEICESFAPETPDVIALPASSGGFASGVWLGIRELERAGLIDEPPRLCLVQTAASDPITRAFEDGSTDPTPLSPEETGETIARSIGNPDPPSGARALAAVRDTDGAVVSVTDDEIRAAQRRFAVEGGFYVEPASATTLAGVSRLAERGEISAEESVVLVPTGTGFKELGTGGTDVATETVHRTDLADRLESLLPRRED
- the pyrI gene encoding aspartate carbamoyltransferase regulatory subunit — protein: MSDHELRVSKIRDGTVIDHVEGGQALNVLAILGIDGSEGLGVSVGMNVPSDRLGRKDLVKVEGRELSQSEVDVLSLIAPEATINIIREFEVVEKNRVTRPDRVVGVLSCPNRNCITNADEPVDTRFEVVADGVRCDYCSTVLRSDIADHIDV
- the pyrB gene encoding aspartate carbamoyltransferase gives rise to the protein MRQDHLITATQLSRDDIEAVLDRAREVAADPEAYAGRHAGTMLALCFFEPSTRTRMSFDSAAQRLGIDTIDMGDVDSSSVSKGESLADTVRVIEGYADSIVLRHPSEGAATLAAEFVDVPVINAGDGAGQHPSQTLLDLHTIRENHGLDDLTVGIMGDLKYGRTVHSLATALTNFDARQHFISPESLRLPRSVRFDLHETGAQVREHDDLEAVLPELDVLYVTRIQKERFPDENEYHRVAGEYRIDADTLDAAPDDLTVMHPLPRVDEIAPDVDDTEHARYFEQAHNGIPVRMALLDTLLENAEADEGMEVDR
- the msrB gene encoding peptide-methionine (R)-S-oxide reductase MsrB, which encodes MSDTDAASTDADDPADLTDEEWRERLSEEEYRVLRESGTEARFSGEYVDHLPEDGEYRCAACGEVLFDAETKYESGCGWPAFYAAEEDSVTTTLDTSHGMRRTEVRCASCDSHLGHVFDDGPEPTGKRFCINSVAMEYGEE
- a CDS encoding sensor histidine kinase; its protein translation is MDDDAGDDAEERLKRQRNDLRLLNQVMRHDIRNDLQLIGAYAELLEEHVDEEGEAYLDIIRENTQSAVDLTATVRDLAEVMLRDEVETGRVPLDRILSQQVEEVRSAYSTAVFTVEGSFPSVEVVADEMLSSVFRNLLRNAVQHNDETPPKVEVSAAVVGDGDGGNGDEHVEVRVADNGPGIPEGQREEIFGKGEKGLDSPGAGIGLYLVRSLVESYGGDVWVEDNEPKGAVFVVELRLAA